The nucleotide sequence cccaatgtagaggagactgcatcgggagcaacggatacaataaatgacatttgtggatatgtaggtgaaactttgatggaggtGGAAGgttcttttggggccttggatggcggtgaggggagagatgtgcgtgcagattttgcaattcctgcggtggcagggaaaggtgccagaagGGGAGAGTGGGTtattggggggcgtggacctgaccaggtagtcacagacaggacggtctttgtggaaagcggaaattggtggggatggaaatatatccctggtggtggggtccttttggaggtagcggaaatgtctAACTATAAGAGCTTTGTTATATAAACAACAGGAAGGTTATTGCAATCCTGAAACAATTAATAGATTATATGGATGTGCAGATTATTACTGAGAACTGTGAGGAATACACTACCCTCagataagagaaagtgaggaactgcagatgctggagatcagagtggagagtgtggtgctggaaaagcacaatcagtcaggcagcatccaaggagcagaagaaacaatgtttcaggcataagcccttcatcaggaatgaaacttgtgggttggggctgagagataaatttgagaggggtggggttgggggaggtagctgggaaaatgataggtggatgaaggtgagggagaaggtaataggtcagaggggaaatgatGGACcggttggaggcttgggactgggataatgtgggaggaagggaaatgagaaagctgttgcAATCCACACTTATTCCTTGTGGTTGCAGAGTCctaaggcagaatatgaggtgttcctcctccaggcatctggtggtaacagtttggcagtGGATGCAGCCCAGGACCTGCTGGACTGCCTGCcccgccaaaccgttaccaccctacgcctggaggaggaacactttatattctgtcttgggaccctgcaatcacacaggagttgaagtgttcagtcacggggcAATGGGGATGGTGGCtgggggtgtcccagagatgttctctgaaatcatccacaagaaggcgtcctgtctccccaatgtagaggagaccacactgggtgcaattGATGCAGTGGATGActttggtagaggtacaggtaaatttctgatggatgtggaactATCTCTTTGGTCCTTGGTCAGaggtgaggggaatggtgtgggTGCTACCCTCAGGTGTGCAATCATTGCCCACAGCACTCTCTCCCAACCCTCATAGCATCAACACAGTGAGTGGCACTACTTACCAAAATTAATCAAGGAAGGAACCTTTCAGATTCATTTGCAACAGTCATGACTCTTCAGTCAGTTTAAGGTCAGGCAATACAGGTTGCCATATTGGTGCATGTGTGTTCCTTCAAGCCTGATGTGTAATAGTGTGGACGGGGGATAACACCTTTCTGATCTAAGTAGAAGAGGTTTTGAAAAGTTCCAGACATCTTTAAATACTTATTCTTACCCAACATGGACTGTTTACACCTATTTCCTGACGTCAAGCTCGGTTCCTAACTTCTGCTGTTCACGTTTGAGCAATCTGTTGTTTTTCAATGGCTCTGTCAATCAGCTGTTGGTTTGAGGAGAAAATTGTCTGTCACCGTAAAGTTGCCATTTCTTAAACTTTTCTCTGTGTCTTCACCTTTGATTGTCTAGTTTTGAACCAGGTCACCTATGAAATTAAAACAGGAAGCTGATGCTTAAAATGTTAACATGACCTGAATTCTGGCTTCTTAGTGTCGGTGCAAGTCGAagaaattgtgtgtgtgcgtgtgtgcgtgtgtgtgcgtgtgtgtgtgtgtgtgtgtgatttttaaaagcaGCTAAATTGTGGCACAAGTCATTCATCTTTCCAATGATCATTTACAGATTCATGATTTAATCTGCATAAATGAAGTAAAGGCAGAGATTTTAGGCTTCTGAATTTTTAACTTACTGGTTTTCTTTCCTCAGTAAGCCTTCACATTAAGGGACAAAGATTTTCTTTTAATGCCTGAAAAGAAGCAAAGCGATTGCAAAAAAATATCCATGGTGAGGGTTGCTGATTAATTTATAATCAAATTTTATATTTATTCACAATCTTGAGAATTGGATGCATCTGTTCTTTATTATAAATATTTAGGTTACAGAGCTTTCCTTCAGGCGTAATTGAGAAAGAGCAAATTAAATTGCATTGGTTGGGTTATGTTTCTGGTTTCGGCAAGGattaattttcaaaattacaaAGATGTGCTCTTATATGATGCAACGTAATTGGGGAGCATTATTGAATGCAATGTTAATTTTTCATTTGCAAAATAACCCTAGCTGTTTCATCACAATTcaacacatacatatacatacacacacacacacacccaaccaaccataccttcctggacctcttcaaaCACCCATCCTGGACTGATACCCACCTTCCATGAAGGGGACAACACTCTTAACCACTGGATGCAATAaccccctcaccctaaccctaaccccaacccttgGACCTGATAATGCCTTCTCCACCTGGGTCCCAGCAGTGTCTCTCCCTGCCCCATGGACCCATACACCTCCGTGCCCAGCTGGCAGAATCAACACCCTTCGAGTCTAACATtttcctcccaccccacccaataATATTGGTAAATAATATAGAAGTGGATTAATGATAGTTTCATGAAGCATCAGTTGCAAGCTTGCACGCAATCTTGCATTCAAGATACCACAGAAATCGAGATGAAAACTGACAACTGCaaatacaatccaacaggttattaggaagcactagttttcagagcactgctccttcatcaggtggttgtgcagtgctctgaaagctagtgctcccaaataaacttgttggactataacctggtgttgtgtgattttaactttgtccaccccagtccaataccactGTCTCCAAATGATGACTGCAAATGCATTTAGCTTGTGTTTGTGTATACCTCATGATACAGTAGTTCTGTCATAATGTATCTATGAGAGGAACATCCAAATTATTCATAATAAGGCAATGCCTATATTAGATCTAAAAGAATTATTGGTTAGATTTTTGTATGGGTCTGAATGATGTGTGCTATGGTAGGATTTAGGGCAGAATTGCCTGAGAAGTCCAACAAGGCCTACATTGCATCTCTTAAGCACCTATTGAGTGAAGTGAGTTTCTTATTAGGCAGAGAGGAGTTGTCAATTCTGGGGGATTACTGCTTGTTCAAAACCTTATTATTGACACAGCtcgcctcattaatattcagtttcctATCTTCCCAAATACACTGAACAAGCTAGACATCAAAGGATATTCCATTTCCACTAGTCAGTGTGTTAGTAACTAGGAATCGCAATTTCAAGATTACCAGTGAGAGAGATAtgagtgagatggggagaaacatttttactcagagagtcatTAGGATTTGGAGTGTGTTGAGTGTGAGAGTGGAGGAGGGAGATTCCATGTGAGGTtttaaaagagagctggatatgcATTTAAAAGTGATGAAAGTGAGGAAAGTGATgaatggagatagggctggagagtgggactagctgaAAGGCACTTTTGGGAGCTAGTACAGAGACAATGTGTCAAGTAGcgtccttctgtactgtaaattcTATCTATCTGATCTAtctgatctatctatctatctatctatctatctatctatctatctatctatctatctatctatctatctatgtgtgtatgtatgtatctgtctatgtatctatctgtctatgtatctatgtatgtatgtatgtatgtatgtatgtatgtatgagtaaaaagtgaggtctgcagatactggagatcagagctgaaaatgtgttgctggttaaagcacagcaggtttcctgatgaagggctgtggcccgaaacatcgaatttcctgttccttggatgctgcctaacctgctgtgctttaaccagcaacacattttcagctctgtatgtATGTATGTCCTGGCTAACTACCCAGTTAATTGCAATGTAGTCCTCTGGAGGCCTTAGTTCACAATAGGAAATCtttccacagggctctgtacaCAGGCTAATGGCCCATTCAAAATTTTAAACTTCTCAAATTTTACTAACCAGAGTCCAGAAGATCTGCCCATGCTTTCTGAACTAATAAGGAGCTCTGTACCATCGCAACTGAATGCACTTTGACAAATTCCAGGACAAGTTCTATTTGATACTGCCTCTAAATGCAGGAGCACTGAAAGAAAAATGCTGAGATATACAGAATAGTTTATGGATAAATCAAAGATTCAACAATGCATATCGCCAGGATTAATTTTCTGAACAAAGGTTGAATAATAAGGAGGAAATTTTCACAGTGATTGTAGTGACAAGGATAACTTTGCTGCCAGAATGGGGCCTGAGGTtttatagtaaaaagtgaggtctgcagatgctggagatcagagctgaaaatgtgttgctggttaaagcgcagcaggtcaggcagcatccaaggaacaggagattcgacgtttcgggctaaagcccttcatcaggaatatgatgaagggctttagcccgaaaagtcaaatctcctgctccttggatgctgcctgacctgctgagctttaaccagcaaaaccTTTTCAGCCCTGAGGTTTTATAATTGATCATATTCATTTCAGTGGTGAGATGAAATAATATATAAAAATTTTACATTGTCAGGCTATGACCTCAGGATTTTATCTCCTCTTCTCTCCAACTGTAATGATTGTAATATGGTCAGAAAAGTGGAACTCACAGAGTATGAGGTCTCTGATTGGAGTTGTTAATCTGCTCCAATCAGCGAGCCcaggctgacagatgtaaacaggagtgtcaaccATCCTGTTCGCTCTGACAGCTGGCACTGAAGGAGCTGGGTCAGTCTCAAGGACTTTCCATgtagaaataaagggtgacttggtgacaggatactggcctctatggagttatttgtCGACAAATTTGTAATAATATTATGGTGAATCTTGACAAAAAGAAAATTAATCCTCACAAGTTATTTTACTACATGATTTCAAACATCAAATTTATATTTAAAGCATCTGCACATTTCAATTTCTGGAATATGTTGAGAACACAGATGTGAACTTCTTTGTGGATGTCTAGATGTCAGATAATTATCACTAACTTCTCTATCTAATTACTGTACACTTGTGAATTATTGGAATTTGCTTTTCTATGATGCAACTTTATTGCTTTTTATTCATGCATTACGAGAGTAATTGTCCCTGGCTACGGGTAATCAAAATTCAAGAGCGCAATCTTGATCTCATGTGGTGACTGCAAAAGTGCCAATATGTATATGTTGACGCTTAGAAAGAACTCATGTCTATCAGACACCAATGGACACCAATGGACCTTCCTCTCAAATGAGGATCTCAGGATACAATGTCTCAGCCACCTGAAGCTGCCACCCAAACAGAAGATGGACATTCCAACACTTGGTGATGTCCTGGAGGAGGCTGTGGCAGCTATTGGTACAGCACTCATGGGCACCCAGGATGGAGCAGTAACCAGGAAAAAAAGTATATGTTGCTGGGGAGTGGGGTTTCTTGTGGAGTGAAGCTAAAAAGGCATAGAAGATTCAGAATCAAGGGCATGAATGTGCCTGCCAGTTGGGCCAGAATAGGACTTTAACTGGTCCTTAATTAACCACTTAAGGGTTTCAAGTGGAATTGGGATGAGAAGGTCACCCATGACTCTTCCAGCCTGGTACTTACTTGGGTGGCAATATGTGGTTGTTGCTATTGGTCCTGTCGACAACTCATCTCATTTTCTAAGCCTCCACCTACATATGGACTGGAGGATTTCTCTTACTACTTTGTACCTCAGCTTTTTTTCTGTACCTAAGTACCTTGATACCTAAGATGGCTATCCATGGCAACATTATACtcatttcactgtactcctgcacttctgtccttgagtgcacgtgacaataaagtcgAAAATCTAATTCTAAATCTACAAAATATGTGCACAGCATTTTGGAGAGTTAGATCTTTTTTGAAAATTCATTGGAGACAGATGTTGATATTCTGGTTGTTCTTTACATAAATGAAATATGATTTTTATCAGAAACTTTGAATCTTGTTATGAAAATTCAGATGTGTTATTTCAAgaacaattttcttttttttattgttgccTGAGTGTTAGCTATATCCCAGTAGTAATATACTTGCCTCGATTCAGCTCAATTACCTCAGGAATGCAATATTTGTGTTGATAATTGACTGAGGTGCTGCTTGCTGCTCAAGGTAATGTCTTCTGGACTGATCACTAACCTGAAGTCCCACCAGTCCATGTGGAGGATTTAAAAGGGTTTTGAGAAGAAAGCTGAGGAAGTTTGTTCTTGTGATGATCAGTATTTACCTCTCAGTAGAAATGGTCATCCGCTCATAATAGCATTGTTATTTGTCGAACCTTATTTTGAATAAAAAAAGCTTCATCATTTCCTACCTTTCAACAAAATGCATTTCATTCATATTTCATTGGCTGTGGAAAACTTTGGAACTTCCTGagaccacttcctccagaccaaaggggtagtaATGGGCACACgtacgggccccagctatgcctgtctctttgttggctacgtagaacagtcgatcttccgtaattacaccggcaccactccccacctcttcctccgctacattgatgactgcattggcgccacctcgtgctcccgtgaggaggttgagcaattcatcaacttcaccaacacattccaccctgaccttaaatttacttggaccatctctgacacctccctccccttcctggacctctccatctccattaatgacgaccgacttgacactgacattttttacaaacccaccgactctcgcagccacctggattacacctcttcccaccctatctcttgcaaaaatgccatcccgtattcccaattcctccgcctctgccgtatctgctcccaggaggaccagttccaccatagaacacaccagatggcctccttctttagagaccgcaatttccctttccacgtggttaaagatgccctccaacgcatctcgtctacatcccacacctccgccctcagaccctacccctccaaccataacaaggacagaatgcccctggtgctcaccttccaccctaccaaccttcgcataaaccaaatcatccaccgacatttccaccacctccaaacagaccccaccaccagggatatatttccctccccacccctttccaccttccgcaaagaccgttccctccgtgactacctggtcaggtccacgtccccctacaacccaccctcccatcctggcactttctcctgccacctcaggaactgtaaaacctgtgcccacacctcctccctcacctctatccaaggtcttaaaggagtcttccacatccatcaaagttttacctgcacatccactaatattatttattgtatccattgctcccgatgcggtctctactacattgaggagactgggcgtctcctagcagagcgctttagggaacatctccgagacacccgcaccaatcaaccaccaccccgtggcccaacatttcaattccctctcccactctgccgaggacatggagttcctgggcctccttcaccgctgctccctcaccaccagaggaagaacgcctcatcttccgcctcggaacacttcaaccccagggcatagagtacaatgggtgagtgggggaggggatgaaggtgataggtcagggaggagttccaaacttccagctcagcactgtccccatgacatgtccggacttgtccgacctgcctagctccttttccacctatccactccaccctctcctccctgacctatcaccttcatcccctcccccactcacccattgtactctatgctactttctccccacccccaccctcccctagcttatctctccacacttctggctcactgcctttattcctgatgaggggcttttgcccgaaatgtcgatttcgctgctcattggatgctgcctgaactgctgtgctcttccagcaccactgatccagaagctaTATGAATCCAGTTTGCTTTTTGCTTTAAACCATTTGTACTTGGTGATACAGAGACTATTAAAGCTGAGATACCTCTAATGAAATTTATCAGTAAATAACTGAAAGGCTAAAATATCTTTAGTATTAAGACAAGGCTAAGCCCAAAATGAAAGCCATTAACAAGGGTAGAAATGTAAGACTGATGAAGATGCGAGAATAAGCAGGGTGAAGCCCTAATGTTGCATATTAAAAGCTTTTAGTTTACAACAAGAAGAAAATAGAATAAACTCAACTAGGTGCCAACTTACAGCAggaaaggaacaaaaaaaaagcaaggaagaAATCATTTTCAGAGAGCAAATTACATTGAAATGGCAGGAAGAGGAAATAAACAGCCAAAACCTGAACTCCAATTCATATCAGATGGATTGTGAGAATCAAATGTGACAGGATGAATAAAAAGAATCTCATTTTGAAAAGCATTCCTTTATACAGTTTAAAGTGAAGCACAATGCCTCAGTGAATCAATAATGCCAGCTCCCGCAAGAAGTGATTCTAGGCAGTTTATCCAGAAAAAGGGCAAATGCTAGCTTTCAAAAGACTAAAAGCATTCAGGCTACTTTTGCCAGTGAATGCAAAAGATGGCTCAGTCCTTGACTTGAGAAGCCATGCTTGACAGTGGGATTAGAGAATTGCAATGGGAATATGCTTGAGTAGGCGATGAACTGTTTTTAGGAATTTATAGACTTCATAGAATTAATGTTAAAGTATATTAACATCAGATGTGCAATCATACTTGGATATGCTTATTAAAATTATGCAATGTGTTTGAAGTTAATTCTTAATGATTTAAAACAAATAAGGTTTCACGTTAGCTTCTAGTTTTGCATGTGttagtctttttaaaaatttctcaaCATATGAAAAAAGTTTAGCTTAGATCAAATTTGattcaatttcttcatcagtTAATAATTTGCCTAATTTATATTTGGTTCAAATCTTTTGGTGTtgcttctgtgtttgtttcacatATATATGCTGGAAAAGACCAGTCAGATTGTGTTTTAAGCTTCCAAATCCATTATTAAGCTTGTACGGTACACTCAGATATAAAACATATAAATCAGATATGCTGCATCTCAGACTTTATTGGATATTTAAAATACCATCTAGGGGGAAAGAAAGGCCACAAGGTGGAATCTTCTAGAACTCCATAATGCGACGGCAGGATCCCACAGTGGGGAAGTTTGCACCCCAATCACTGTAGTGCTTGTATTCTCCTTTTTCAAGCAGATACTGTCTGCCCCTGTAATTAGGATGCTCATAAAAGGCCCAAGCTCCTTCTATCACTTGGCAGGATTGCAGTTCACGGTAAGGGAAACGATCATGGATAGATGGGCAATCTTCTGTCAGTTCTACCATTTGTCCACCAAACTCTGCCCTTTCATAGATTCGAATTTTATACAAACCACCAGTGGCCTGCAGTATTAAAACAGAATAAATGATGGTTAATAATTTGCTAATTTAATTTGCTAATATATCTTGAGACAATAACAACTGAAACATGATAGACACTTGTGAGACTTGagggctgaagaagggttacacccgaaaagTCGACTTCTCcgcatcctgatgctgcctgacttgttgtgttcttccagcctcctgcttgtctaattGTTAGACTCGAGGCAATTGTAAAGGGTAGATTTGTTGTAGTACAAGGCTGTAATTGTGGGAATATGAGTCAACAGTACAGTTCACATCTGTCCCATGTGTTTATCGTTGGAATAATAATGGAAATGGAAATTTGGAGAGATTCAACGCAGTTTGTCAATATCATTCAATCTAAACCTGTGTGTTTCATGAGACATTCCATTGTGTGTCCTTGTTACAGACAACTACACTGGTTTTTAACGTTAATTTTTCCACGTAATCCTCAACAAATGGTCATAGAGATACAAAAGGCAATTGCATAAGATCTGCCACATGGCTGAAATATTAGTCAGCCTTCGTTTTAAGAAGATACTCAAAAGGTATAAAATTAGTGTCAGTTTGGCTTTGTGCAATATTGTAAAATATATCATAATGAATAATTTACGTCACTGCTTTTTATTGACTTCGATGCAAGTATAATTTGGAAGAAGTATTAAACAGATTTGTTATCAGTTCTATTATATTATTGCACAAAGAAAGATTCATCTTCACTGTCATTTGTTGAGTCAAAAAAGTTAGTGCAAATTGAATGATTTTCTAAGATGATTTATTTGGTATAACTCACTTCGAAAAAATAAACTGTTAATTTGAAATCTATcaaatgacttggaaatatagtcGCTGTTTGTTTGGTGTTGCTCGGTCAAAAtgttagaattccctccctaactgcaCTATGGGTCGAcctacagctcatggactgcaatgcttcaagaagacagctcacaaggcccacatcccaagaatgaaaatGGAAACAGGACAAGAAAAAATATAGTGGAGAAGTTCACAAGTACATGATAGTTTTCCAATTTTCACCGTTGGTGAGTCGCTAAACTAGAAGATTAGTAGTTAGTAAGGAATTGCATTGAAATATGAACTAATGTCgagtggacaaattggactgaagagtctatatCTGCACTGTATAGCTCTATAACTCCACAAATGTCCTTCATCTAGAAAACCGGGCAAAGTTAGAGCATATATCTTTGACCGCACATTGTGCAACTTTTCCCTTTTTATCCAGTGACAAGAAGGGAAACTAATGGATGAGTAACCATTAGAGTTTCACCCTCTTCTAATCAGTTCACTGATTATGGGCTGAGCGAAAATATTCTCATCCCACCACCAGCTAAGGCTCTTATGCAGCCCATGAATGCTCACTTAAGAGTCCACTTTGCTACTTCTCTGATCACCCTGCCTCCTCAGCAGTTTCCCAACTGGGAAAGCAGGAAACTGCGAAGGTTGGTGCGAGTGCTCAAATTTCTCCAATCGTGGAGCAATCGGACTGGTAGATATGGAGGGCAAAGGATTGACCGCTAAAAGCCGCATGTCTGCCTTTACCTCCAAAACCCTGACACCACCCCTTCCACTGCACACACCCTGAAAGAGGAGTATATAAATTCCATACCTCCGCACTGTTGGCTCCCCCAGGGAGGAGGCCTGAAGTGACGGACTTTAGAACCCCCAGTAGCTGCCAAATTCTGATTTGCTGACAGTGTTTGGCAGTGCCAAGTCCTGTGATTCTCTGAGAAGCTTGCCTAAACTCTTAATGAGCTGATTGAAGGTATTTTCTTGATGGTGGGTGTGACATATTGGTCACcacctaacatcctcaccccatACTTCACAACTGGGGAAATATTTGCCCACAGTTTTTAGAGCTTTGAATCCTTAACAACTGACTGACCCAATGGCAATGATAACATGATTGAACTGAACTAGAAGAAGAGTTTGAAAAGAAAGACTGATATGGATTGGGGAGTGGACAGGTGAATAGAAATAGATTTGATTGTATTCTTGTAAGAGCAGCAGCCAGCATCAAAAACAAAATAGTTTATTTCTAGACAGTAACATTTATAATTCTATATACCAATCTCCAATCCACTAAGAATGTATAACTATTCAATTGCACATTCATCATTATGCTATAAATGGCTTATGGCTAGATAAACCAGTAACACAGTGCAATGGGGATGCCTACACTGTCAGGTTACTGGGCACTGGAAAGTTAGAGACATCTAGATTAGCGATAATGCTTAGCTGATGTAATAAACGAAATAAGGAATTGAGAATTTATCACTGCTTTTATAAGCTAATATTGAACAACATAGTTATATTTTCCAACATCATTTGAAATCCCAAAAAAATCAAATACATCTAAGTTTATGTTGGCATTTTAGTTCCAATTTTGGCCAACTTTCTATATTATCAGCAGTTCACAATGTGTGTTTCAGAGTTCTGTTCCCTGTTCTCAAACACTGTTAACGCCCAGATACAAAGATTCAAGGTTTTCAAATTGACTGCAGTATTAGTGTTTTATTCAGATCTACTGTAAATTACTGGTTAATGCATGCTTTTATTGTTCATAGTGAATATAATCAGCACTGGGAAATTAAAATGTTCCTGCTTTTT is from Hemiscyllium ocellatum isolate sHemOce1 chromosome 7, sHemOce1.pat.X.cur, whole genome shotgun sequence and encodes:
- the LOC132817540 gene encoding gamma-crystallin S-1-like — protein: MGKIIFYEDKNFQGQCYECSTDCSDLHSFFTRCNSIRVERGCWVLYEKANFTGYQYILTRGEYPDYQHWNGYSDSIKSCRLIRHATGGLYKIRIYERAEFGGQMVELTEDCPSIHDRFPYRELQSCQVIEGAWAFYEHPNYRGRQYLLEKGEYKHYSDWGANFPTVGSCRRIMEF